The following are encoded together in the Adhaeribacter arboris genome:
- a CDS encoding IS110 family transposase, producing the protein MEPPVLKQALGIDVAKDSLSLCLGTLTQDLEKQFIAGSDVSNDDKGFQRMEKWLVKLSVHPQKLVVVMEATGVYHEALAVYLHEKGYTVSVMQSGRVKRYAQSLSQRSKTDALDCRMLAMLGCERKLTPWSPPDKTLRHLKALSRERSFLLKEKNVEKNRLHAIETSAYSNPKEVKRQAKRLKLVEVQLQEIEAEMKDLVDGDAALGKKIQYLESIPGISFLSAATVVGETCGFKEITSAKQLASYAGYDVVLKESGTFRGSTKISKKGNSHLRSILHMPSMTAVRVNPTLKQFYNRLKPNKAKPIIALVAVQRKLLLLMYSLYKKNEYYNPQFEKKQQEPKPLLHRIEAI; encoded by the coding sequence ATGGAACCACCCGTACTAAAGCAGGCCCTCGGAATAGATGTGGCCAAAGATTCTCTTTCCCTTTGTTTGGGCACCCTGACCCAGGATTTGGAAAAGCAGTTTATAGCAGGCTCCGACGTGAGCAATGATGACAAAGGCTTCCAAAGAATGGAAAAATGGCTAGTCAAGCTCTCTGTTCACCCGCAGAAGCTAGTGGTGGTAATGGAAGCAACCGGTGTATACCATGAGGCACTAGCAGTGTACCTGCATGAGAAAGGATATACCGTCAGTGTGATGCAATCCGGCAGAGTAAAGCGCTACGCTCAAAGCCTGAGCCAGCGTTCTAAGACCGATGCTTTAGACTGTAGAATGTTGGCAATGTTGGGTTGTGAGCGGAAATTAACACCATGGTCTCCGCCGGATAAGACGTTGCGGCACCTGAAAGCCCTGAGCCGAGAGCGCTCCTTTTTACTGAAGGAAAAGAACGTAGAGAAAAACCGGCTACACGCCATAGAAACTTCTGCTTACAGCAACCCAAAGGAAGTGAAGCGCCAGGCCAAGCGGCTGAAGTTGGTGGAGGTACAATTGCAGGAGATTGAAGCGGAGATGAAGGATTTGGTAGACGGGGATGCAGCTCTGGGTAAAAAAATCCAGTACCTGGAAAGCATACCGGGAATATCTTTCCTCTCAGCGGCAACAGTGGTTGGAGAGACTTGCGGCTTTAAGGAGATCACCAGTGCTAAACAACTGGCAAGCTATGCCGGCTATGATGTAGTGCTTAAGGAATCCGGCACCTTCCGAGGCAGCACCAAAATAAGCAAGAAAGGAAATAGCCATCTCCGGAGCATACTCCATATGCCTTCCATGACGGCAGTGCGAGTCAATCCTACCTTGAAGCAGTTTTACAACCGACTCAAGCCCAACAAAGCAAAGCCTATAATAGCTCTAGTAGCCGTACAGCGAAAACTACTGCTGCTCATGTACAGTTTGTACAAGAAAAATGAGTACTATAATCCGCAGTTTGAAAAAAAACAGCAAGAGCCCAAGCCCTTGCTGCACAGGATAGAGGCAATTTAA